The Glycine soja cultivar W05 chromosome 6, ASM419377v2, whole genome shotgun sequence genome has a window encoding:
- the LOC114415453 gene encoding uncharacterized protein LOC114415453 yields the protein MMTSSSLFFSSPPLFLNPHPPRSFLPFRPLKPLFNPSLLLRPPSKSRHNPFLTRADDDDGDGGGPDHYEMDEDEMEELDNKKDFDIEYDPLVPAAAAASAAGDDDIAVVESKSFVSTQGWHSDTVVDYKINEDEFHKICLVDCDFFIRKPPDPDNDVYDFREMYVTPPDTDVYSVPKVLAPMPQKYIRCAQSDYGSYNVTEPPIDAPRDPLYKTEREILKVYLTKHYKNRRKGDSEFVLDFEEIYVIDSKSKSITRAKVLVTAPGGRTRDRRSDLLVISDRGSSFKIIHASEKEDPTTVIEKQEWEHSREEMERHLRKLRDFSISNWF from the exons ATGATGACTAGCTCTAGCTTGTTCTTCTCCTCACCACCCCTCTTTCTCAATCCCCACCCACCTCGCTCTTTCCTCCCCTTCAGACCTCTCAAACCACTCTTCAACCCCTCTCTTCTCCTCCGCCCTCCCTCCAAATCTCGCCACAACCCTTTCCTAACCCGCGCCGACGATGACGACGGCGACGGCGGCGGCCCCGACCACTACGAGATGGACGAGGACGAAATGGAGGAGCTCGACAACAAGAAGGACTTCGACATCGAGTACGACCCCCTCGTccccgccgccgccgccgcttCCGCCGCTGGAGACGACGACATCGCCGTCGTCGAGAGCAAGAGCTTCGTGTCCACGCAGGGCTGGCACTCCGACACCGTCGTCGACTACAAAATCAACGAGGACGAGTTCCACAAGATTTGCCTGGTCGATTGCGACTTCTTCATTCGCAAGCCCCCCGACCCCGACAACGATGTCTACGACTTCAGAGAG ATGTATGTTACTCCTCCAGATACAGATGTTTATTCAGTTCCCAAGGTTCTCGCTCCAATGCCGCAGAAG TACATTAGATGTGCGCAGAGTGATTATGGAAGCTACAATGTGACAGAGCCACCTATTGATGCGCCGCGAGATCCTCTGTATAAAACTGAGAGGGAGATCCTCAAG GTGTACTTGACAAAACACTACAAAAATCGAAGGAAGGGTGATTCTGAGTTTGTGCTTGATTTTGAAGAGATTTATGTTATTGATTCCAAATCCAAGTCAATTACCAGAGCCAAAGTTTTG GTAACAGCTCCTGGAGGGAGAACAAGAGATAGAAGGAGTGACTTGCTTGTTATATCTGATCGTGGGAGCTCCTTCAAAATAATACATGCG AGTGAAAAAGAGGATCCAACGACTGTCATAGAAAAGCAGGAGTGGGAGCATAGCAGAGAAGAAATGGAGAGACATCTTAGAAAGCTAAGAGACTTCAGcatttcaaattggttttga
- the LOC114414010 gene encoding floral homeotic protein PMADS 2-like, translated as MGRGKIEIKRIENSSNRQVTYSKRKNGILKKAKEISVLCDAQVSLIIFGVSGKMHEYISPYTTLIDVLDRYQRASGKTLWDAKHENLSNEIDRLKKENDSMQIELRHLKGEDITSLNYKELMALEDALENGLSGVREKKMEVHRMFKRNGKILEEQNKELSFLLQQHLAVEGIGNMHEQWI; from the exons ATGGGGAGGGGTAAGATTGAGATCAAAAGGATTGAGAACTCAAGCAACAGGCAAGTTACCTACTCAAAGAGGAAGAATGGGATCCTCAAGAAGGCAAAGGAAATTAGTGTTCTATGTGATGCTCAAGtttcccttatcatctttggtgTCTCTGGGAAGATGCATGAATACATCAGCCCCTACACCAc GTTGATTGACGTTCTCGACAGATACCAAAGAGCTTCTGGGAAGACCCTCTGGGATGCTAAGCATGAG AACCTCAGCAATGAAATTGATAGACTCAAGAAAGAGAATGACAGCATGCAAATTGAGCTCAg GCACTTGAAAGGGGAGGACATCACGTCACTCAATTACAAGGAACTGATGGCACTAGAGGATGCCCTTGAAAATGGCCTCAGTGGAGTCCGTGAGAAAaag ATGGAAGTGCACCGGATGTTCAAGAGAAAT GGAAAGATTTTGGAGGAGCAAAATAAGGAACTCAGTTTCCTTCTG CAACAGCATTTGGCAGTAGAAGGAATTGGAAACATGCATGAACAATGGATTTGA